In a genomic window of Halostella litorea:
- a CDS encoding DUF5789 family protein has product MADDKSGRDKQARDAERRQRKRDLAIELERSDETEPPVDERELGDLEAELDSLTFPATGRDVVAAVGDRTIESADGTVTVEDVVPATDAEAFESPEAVRTRVQRPTVAAAMKRVVEAVDRLPNASLGRSQREAYEKTFRALKAVDADDDDEGVRAIADWLVDRVDEKGKVPDSRRVRRRAAEFCREHGYEVRNDEWLGV; this is encoded by the coding sequence ATGGCAGACGACAAGTCCGGCCGAGATAAGCAAGCACGGGACGCCGAGCGCCGACAGCGGAAGCGGGACCTCGCCATCGAACTGGAGCGGTCGGACGAGACCGAACCGCCGGTCGACGAGCGGGAACTCGGCGACCTCGAAGCGGAACTCGACTCCCTGACGTTCCCGGCGACCGGCCGCGACGTCGTCGCGGCCGTCGGCGACCGCACCATCGAGTCGGCGGACGGGACCGTGACCGTCGAGGACGTCGTTCCGGCGACCGACGCGGAGGCGTTCGAGTCGCCAGAGGCGGTTCGGACCCGGGTCCAGCGCCCGACGGTCGCCGCGGCGATGAAACGCGTCGTCGAGGCCGTCGACCGCCTCCCGAACGCGTCGCTCGGCCGGTCACAGCGCGAGGCCTACGAGAAGACGTTCCGGGCGCTCAAGGCGGTCGACGCCGACGATGACGACGAAGGCGTCCGGGCGATCGCGGACTGGCTCGTCGACCGGGTCGACGAAAAGGGGAAGGTCCCGGACTCGCGGCGCGTCCGCCGCCGGGCGGCGGAGTTCTGCCGGGAGCACGGGTACGAGGTCCGAAACGACGAGTGGCTCGGGGTCTGA
- a CDS encoding M14 family metallopeptidase, whose amino-acid sequence MRVEQRGEGTPEVAVVAGVHGDEPCGVRAVERLLDEPLTVDEPVKFVVANEEAIERGERYVDTDLNRAFPGDPDSDEHERRLAAALSEEIEGCLTLAIHSTQSYAEPFAVVDGIDDLAREIPPQLSVTALVETSEYIEGRIFVATDAVEIEAGLQGSAQAEENALRVTREFLTATGVLPGETVRREVPVYKLVRAIDKRPASKYEVYAENFERVPAGTPFAAVDGESVTAETDFYPVLLSAHGYSSVFGYAAERVGSVGGDPSAGE is encoded by the coding sequence ATGCGTGTCGAACAGCGCGGCGAGGGGACGCCGGAGGTGGCGGTCGTCGCCGGAGTTCACGGCGACGAGCCCTGCGGCGTCCGGGCGGTCGAGCGGCTGCTGGACGAGCCGCTCACCGTCGACGAGCCGGTGAAGTTCGTCGTCGCCAACGAGGAGGCCATCGAGCGCGGCGAGCGCTACGTCGACACCGACCTGAACCGCGCGTTCCCGGGCGACCCCGATTCCGACGAGCACGAGCGCCGGCTGGCGGCGGCCCTGAGCGAGGAGATCGAGGGCTGTCTGACGCTGGCGATCCACTCGACGCAGTCCTACGCGGAGCCGTTCGCGGTCGTCGACGGGATCGACGACCTCGCGCGGGAGATCCCCCCGCAGCTATCGGTGACGGCGCTCGTCGAGACCAGCGAGTACATCGAGGGGCGGATCTTCGTCGCGACGGACGCCGTCGAGATAGAGGCCGGCCTGCAGGGGTCGGCGCAGGCCGAGGAGAACGCGCTCCGGGTCACGCGGGAGTTCCTGACCGCGACGGGCGTGCTCCCGGGCGAGACCGTCCGCCGGGAGGTCCCGGTGTACAAGCTGGTGCGGGCGATCGACAAGCGCCCGGCCTCGAAGTACGAGGTGTACGCGGAGAACTTCGAGCGGGTGCCCGCGGGGACGCCCTTCGCCGCCGTCGACGGCGAGTCCGTCACCGCCGAGACCGACTTCTACCCCGTCTTGCTGTCGGCTCACGGCTACTCCAGCGTGTTCGGCTACGCGGCCGAGCGGGTCGGGAGCGTCGGCGGCGACCCCTCCGCCGGCGAGTGA
- a CDS encoding UPF0179 family protein codes for MSQVTLVGTRLAAVDEEFVYHGEAAGCDGCPYRDQCLNLSEGVRYRVVSVRENAQSLDCAVHDGDVRAVEVEPAPVRANVPAKNAYTGGKASLAGPCPHVECPSHEFCVADGADAGEERRIAEVVGDPPHDACALDRDLTLVEFAPEE; via the coding sequence ATGTCCCAGGTCACGCTCGTCGGCACGCGCCTCGCGGCCGTCGACGAGGAGTTCGTCTACCACGGCGAGGCCGCGGGCTGTGACGGCTGTCCCTACCGCGACCAGTGTCTCAACCTCTCGGAGGGGGTCCGGTACCGCGTCGTCTCCGTCCGCGAGAACGCCCAGTCGCTGGACTGTGCCGTCCACGACGGCGACGTGCGCGCCGTCGAGGTCGAACCCGCGCCGGTCCGGGCGAACGTCCCCGCGAAGAACGCCTACACCGGCGGCAAGGCGAGCCTCGCCGGCCCCTGCCCCCACGTCGAGTGCCCGAGCCACGAGTTCTGCGTCGCCGACGGCGCCGACGCCGGGGAGGAGCGGCGGATCGCCGAGGTCGTCGGCGACCCGCCCCACGACGCCTGCGCGCTCGACCGCGACCTGACGCTGGTCGAGTTCGCGCCCGAGGAGTGA
- a CDS encoding DUF5820 family protein yields MSDFDAPDGWVVWNEGSEGRLVLAYRPDVFDADGFPAECLPTLYLTRGRRGTRPPGESSPAGADWHVTLYLEPDVDDGGERYGSREAALAGARERAAAFAAGEVDYRALYQVPREAYFDRLDELTGREA; encoded by the coding sequence ATGAGCGATTTCGACGCCCCCGACGGCTGGGTCGTCTGGAACGAGGGGTCCGAGGGTCGGCTGGTGCTGGCCTACCGGCCGGACGTGTTCGACGCCGACGGGTTCCCCGCGGAGTGTCTCCCGACGCTGTACCTGACGCGGGGACGGCGGGGGACTCGCCCGCCGGGGGAGTCCTCGCCGGCCGGCGCGGACTGGCACGTCACGCTGTATCTCGAACCGGACGTGGACGACGGCGGGGAGCGCTACGGCTCCCGCGAGGCCGCGCTGGCGGGTGCGCGGGAGCGCGCCGCGGCGTTCGCCGCCGGCGAGGTCGACTACCGGGCGCTGTATCAGGTCCCGCGCGAGGCCTACTTCGATCGGCTGGACGAACTGACGGGACGGGAAGCTTAA
- a CDS encoding PrkA family serine protein kinase gives MTGDIDSLEELSQEYQDSVPEDLRAAKSFDWYLEEVYESPKIARNAHQRVADMFDYYGTEYDEEAGVVEYKLVSEDPINDGENTFYGRVIHQAIHEFVNKVKSSARGLGPERRIKLLLGPVGSGKSAFDQQIRAYYEDYTARDEGRLYTFRWTNLCDVIGDQDPADDVVRSPMNQDPLVLIPPEQRGSIIDDLNERLDAPYSIRNEQALDPESEFYMDRLLSYYDDDLKQVLENHVEVIRLVADENKRQGLETFEPKDKKNQDETELTGDVNYSKIAVYGESDPRAFDYSGAFCNANRGIFSGEELLKLQREFLYDFLHATQEQTIKPKNNPRIDIDQVIVGRTNMPEYKDKKGDEKMEAFNDRTKRIDFPYVLSYEQEADIYRKMLANADVPDINVEPHTLEMAGLFGVLTRIEEPDTETVDLLQKAKAYNGEVDEGDEVDVKKLREEAEEKAEIGEGMEGISPRFIGDEIAEAIMDSKHRSRGFLSPLTVFNFFEENLEHHGSIPEENFGTYYRYLETVREEYKERAIEDVRHALAYDVDEIQRQGEKYMDHVMAYIDDQTVEDELTGREQEPDETFLRSVEEKLDVPEDRKDDFRQEVSNWVSRRAREGEAFDPTDNERLRRALERKLWEDKKHNINFSALVSSNEFDDDERNEWIDALIEQGYSEAGAREVLEFAGAEVAKAEMED, from the coding sequence ATGACAGGAGATATCGACAGTCTCGAGGAGTTGAGCCAGGAGTACCAGGACTCGGTCCCGGAGGACCTGCGCGCGGCGAAGTCGTTCGACTGGTACCTCGAGGAGGTGTACGAGTCCCCGAAGATCGCCCGCAACGCACACCAGCGCGTCGCGGACATGTTCGACTACTACGGCACCGAGTACGACGAGGAGGCCGGCGTCGTCGAGTACAAGCTCGTCTCCGAGGACCCGATCAACGACGGCGAGAACACGTTCTACGGCCGCGTCATCCACCAGGCGATCCACGAGTTCGTCAACAAGGTGAAGTCGTCGGCCCGCGGGCTCGGCCCGGAACGCCGGATCAAGCTCCTGCTCGGACCGGTCGGCTCCGGGAAGTCGGCGTTCGACCAGCAGATCCGGGCGTACTACGAGGACTACACCGCCCGCGACGAGGGGCGGCTGTACACGTTCCGCTGGACGAACCTCTGTGACGTGATCGGGGACCAGGACCCGGCCGACGACGTCGTCCGGTCGCCAATGAACCAGGACCCGCTGGTGTTGATCCCGCCGGAACAGCGCGGGTCGATCATCGACGACCTCAACGAGCGCCTCGACGCACCGTACTCGATCCGCAACGAGCAGGCGCTTGACCCCGAGTCCGAGTTCTACATGGACCGGCTGCTGTCGTACTACGACGACGACCTCAAGCAGGTGCTGGAAAACCACGTCGAGGTGATCCGGCTGGTCGCCGACGAGAACAAGCGACAGGGGCTGGAGACGTTCGAGCCAAAGGACAAGAAAAACCAGGACGAGACGGAGCTGACGGGCGACGTCAACTACTCGAAGATCGCCGTCTACGGCGAGTCGGACCCGCGGGCGTTCGACTACTCCGGCGCGTTCTGCAACGCGAACCGCGGCATCTTCTCCGGCGAGGAGCTGCTGAAGCTCCAGCGGGAGTTCCTCTATGACTTCCTGCACGCCACGCAGGAACAGACGATCAAGCCGAAGAACAACCCGCGGATCGACATCGACCAGGTGATCGTCGGCCGGACGAACATGCCGGAGTACAAGGACAAGAAGGGCGACGAGAAGATGGAGGCGTTCAACGACCGCACCAAGCGGATCGACTTCCCCTACGTCCTCTCCTACGAGCAGGAGGCCGACATCTACCGGAAGATGCTCGCCAACGCCGACGTGCCCGACATCAACGTCGAGCCACACACCCTCGAGATGGCGGGCCTGTTCGGCGTCCTCACCCGCATCGAGGAGCCCGACACCGAGACTGTCGACCTGCTCCAGAAGGCCAAGGCGTACAACGGCGAGGTCGACGAGGGCGACGAGGTCGACGTGAAGAAGCTCCGCGAGGAGGCCGAGGAGAAAGCCGAGATCGGCGAGGGGATGGAGGGCATCTCCCCCCGGTTCATCGGCGACGAGATAGCCGAGGCGATCATGGACTCCAAACACCGGAGCCGCGGGTTCCTCTCGCCGCTGACGGTGTTCAACTTCTTCGAGGAGAACCTCGAACACCACGGCTCGATCCCCGAGGAGAACTTCGGGACGTACTACCGCTACCTCGAAACCGTCCGCGAGGAGTACAAGGAGCGGGCCATCGAGGACGTGCGCCACGCGCTGGCCTACGACGTCGACGAGATCCAGCGACAGGGCGAGAAGTACATGGACCACGTGATGGCGTACATCGACGACCAGACCGTCGAGGACGAACTCACCGGCCGCGAGCAGGAGCCCGACGAGACGTTCCTGCGGTCGGTCGAGGAGAAACTCGACGTGCCCGAGGACCGCAAGGACGACTTCCGGCAGGAGGTGTCGAACTGGGTCTCCCGGCGCGCCCGCGAGGGCGAGGCGTTCGACCCGACCGACAACGAGCGCCTGCGCCGCGCGCTGGAGCGGAAGCTCTGGGAGGACAAGAAACACAACATCAACTTCTCGGCGCTGGTGTCCAGCAACGAGTTCGACGACGACGAGCGCAACGAGTGGATCGACGCCCTGATCGAGCAGGGCTACTCCGAGGCGGGCGCTCGCGAGGTGCTGGAGTTCGCCGGCGCCGAGGTGGCCAAAGCCGAGATGGAGGACTGA